One Baekduia alba genomic window, GTTGCCCTCGGTGTCGTAGAAGCCGTCGCCGCCGGTCTTGGCCCCCAACTTGCCCTCGGCCACCAGCCGCTGCATGCCCTCGGGCGCGTAGAAGCGGTCGCCGTAGGCGTCGGCCAGGTGCTCGGCGACGTGCAGCACGGTGTCGAGGCCGAGCAGGCTGATCAGGAAGTACGGCCCCATCGGGACGACGTTCGCGGCGCCGACGCCCTCGTCGATCTTCTTGATCGACAGCCCCTGCTCCTCCTGGTCGCGCCAGATCTCGGAGATGCCCGAGTTGAGGATGCGGTTGACGACGAAGCCGGGGACCTCGGCACAGGTGATCGGCTGCTTCTTGATGGCCTGCGCGAACGTGGTCGCGGCGTTCAGCGTCTCCGACGCGGTCTCTTCGCCCTCGATGATCTCGATCAGCGGCATGACCGACGCCGGGAAGAAGTAGTGGAACCCGACGACCTTGTCGGGGCGCAGCGTCGCGTCGCCGATCTCGGTGATCGACAGCGACGAGGTGTTCGAGGCGAGGATCGCGTGACCGGGCGTGACCGCGTCGAGCTCGGCGAAGACGGCCTGCTTGATCTCCATCCGCTCGGGGACGGCCTCGATCACGAAGTCGACGTCGCCGAAGTTGGTGTACTCGGTCGTCCCGTCGATCAGCCCGACGATGCGATCGACCTCGGCCGCGGCCTGCTCCTCGGTCAGCTTGCCCTTCTTGACGAGGCGGCCGACCTGGCCGGCGGTGACGTTGCGGGCCTCGGTGAGGCCGGCGTCGACGAACTCCTGCTTGACGTCCTTGAGGACGACGGGGATGCCGGCGGCGGCGATCGTCTGCGCGATCTGCCCACCCATCGTCCCGGCGCCGACGACGGCGGCCTTGAACACGAACATTGGTCTCGGGAACCCTTCTGGTTGGCGGCGTTGCGGGTGCTGCGGAACGCGGAAGACTAGCCAGATCGGGCTATCGGGGCGGCGCCGTTCAACCGTGTGAGCGCGGGGTGCTGTGAGTGGGGTCACAGCGTCCGCGGATGCTGTCACAAGCGTGTCACGATGTCGGTGTCGGGACGTACGGCGAAAGCCACCCGACGGCCCCTCTCCCCCAACCCCCAAAGGACCTCCATGACCCGCCGCTTCTTCACCGCGGTCGGCCGTGCCCTGAGCACGCGCCCCACCGGCACCACCGACACCGACCACCCGCACTTCCACCGCGGTGCCCAGGGCAACGTCGCCGCCTGCTTCGCGCACGGCTGCGACCGCCCGCGGATGCGCGTCTAGCCGACGATCGACTCCGGCGCCACCTCCAGCTCGTGGCGGAAGCGCTTGAGCGTCCGCTTGAGCGAGTCGCGGAGGGGGCGGCGGGCGAAGAAGTCGATGACCTGGCGCTGCGGTGGGTCCAGCTTGAGGCGGTAGTCGAGGGTCAGGATGACCTTGCAGCCGTCGTCGGAGGGCTGGAACTCGATGCGCTGGGTGCCGGTGATCTTGTCGTCCTCGACGGACACGGTCTGGCCGACGCGGGCCTCGTGGGTGACCACGCGCTCGTCGACGCGGCCGCGGCCGTCGACCTTCGCGTCCCACAGGACGCGGCCGGCGCGCGGCCAGTCGCCCTCGACCTTCGCGATGTGCGCGAGCCCGTCGACGAACGTCGGCCAGCGGCTGGTGTCGTACCACAGCTCCTCGGCCGCGCTGGCCAGCGCGCTCACCTCGACCTCCGCGCGGATGCGTCCCATGGCGCGATGTTCTACACGCCGAGCGTGGTCTTGATGTCGGCGAGCGCGTCGGCGACGGCGTCCAGCCGCGGCCCGACGCTCTCCCCCAGCCGCGTGCGCTCGGCCTCGCCGGCGTCCGTCAGGCCGTAGAAGCGCCGCGAGCGGCGCTCCGGGTGCTCCCACTCGCCGGCGACGAGGCCGTCGGCCTCCAGCCGCCGCAGCAGCGGGTACATCGTGTTCGGGTTGACGCCGATCAGGCCGCGCGACAGCGTCTCGATGCGCTCCATCAGCGCGCCGCCGTAGGACGGGCCGTCGGCGAGGAAGTGCAGGACCAGCAACGGGAGGAGGCCGGCGCGGCGCAGCTCCCCGGCGAGCGGGTCGGCGGAGCCGGCGCCCCCGCCCGAGCGCAGCGGGACCGCCTGGGCCACGGCCTCCTCGGTGCGACGGCTGGACATGCCCCCAGCTTGCCACGGTCGGAGGCGGCGCAGGCCCGCGACGGCCGCAACGACGAAGGGCTGCCCGCATGGACAGCCCTCCGTCGACCTACGACACAGGCGGCGGGGACGCCGCGAGAGCTCGGAGTCCTAGGCCGTGGCGGCCGTGGGCTCCTCGATGCGGCGCGGCAGCAGCGTCTCGCGCGCGATGACGAGGCGCTGGATCTGCGACGTGCCTTCGTACAGCTGCATGATCTTGGCGTCGCGCATCAGCTTCTCGACCGGGTACTCCTTGATGAAGCCGTAGCCGCCGTAGACCTGCACGGCGTCGGTGGCGACTTCCATCGCGGAGTCGGCGGCGAAGCGCTTGGCGTGCGAGCTCTCGAGCGTGTTGCGCAGGCCGTTGTCGAGCAGGACGGCCGAGTTCCACGTCGCCAGGCGCGACATGTGGACCTTGGTCGCCATGTCGGCGATCATGAACTGGATCGCCTGGTGCATCGCGATCGGCACGCCGAACTGCACGCGCTCCTTGGAGTACTCGACCGCGAACTCCATGGCGGCGCGGGCGATGCCCGTCGCCATCGCGGCGACGCCCGGACGCGTGCGGTCCAGGGTCATCATCGCGACCTTGAAGCCCTTGTTCTCCTCGCCGAGGATGTGGTCGGCGGGGATCTCGGTGTCGTTGAACGTCACGGTCGCCGTGTTCGACGCCCGCTGGCCCATCTTGTCTTCCTTCTTGTCGATGACCACCGTCTCGTCACGGGGCACGACGAAGGCCGAGATGCCGCGGTGCCCGGCGTCCGGGTCCGTCTTGGCGTAGACCGTGTACCAGTCGGCGTAGGTGCCGTTGGTGATGAAGCACTTCTGGCCGTTGATGACGTACTTGTCGCCCTTCTTCACGGCGCGCGTGCGCATCGACGACACGTCGGAGCCGGCGCCCGGCTCGGTCAGGCAGAAGGAGGCGTACTTGAGCTCCTCGGTGAGCATGCCCAGGTACTTCTTCTTGATCTCCTCGGAGCCGGCGAGGATGACCGGCGCGGCGGCCAGGCCGTTGGCGCCGAGGGACGTGGTGATGCCGGAGCAGCCCCACGACAGCTCCTCCTCGATGAGACAACCGTCGAGGTAGGACAGGCCCGGCCCGCCGTACTCCTCCGGGACGTGCGTGTTCATGAGCCCGACCTCGTGGGCCTTGGCGAACACCTCGGCCGGCCAGCTGCCGTCCTTGTCGTGCTCCCAAGCGACCGGACGGATCTCGCCCACGGCGAAGTCGTGGGCCAGCTCGCGAAGGGCCTTCTGCTCGTCGGTCAGCGTGAAGTCGACCACTTGAAGTTCTCCTTGAAGACAGGTGAGCGCGCACGATGGGGACCGGGCGCGCCGTCGGGGCGATTGACTGGTCAGTCAATGACTATCCGGGAAGCGTAGCGGAGGACCCCGCTGCGTCAAGCGGTTGCGGACGCACGTCACAATCGGGGCGCATGCAGGACGCCTTCGTCATCGTGCTGGTGGTGGTCCTGATCGGGGCCGTGGTGGCCGCGATCTGGGCCGGCCTGGCCGCGCGCAACCCCTACGGCCAGATCGGCCGCGGCGGCCTGTCGCTGAACGAGGACGCCCATCTGCGCCGCCCCGCGCCGACCGCCGCGGTCCTGGCCGCCGAGCGCGAGGACGAGATCCGCCAGATGCTCGAGGCCCGCAACGTCCGCCGGGCCGGGCGCGGCCAGGAGCCGATCGACGTCGAGGCCGAGCTGGCCAGGCTGCTGGAGGCACGGGCCGTCGCCCACGATCCGGGGCTCGTCGCCGAGGTCCGCGACCTCGTCGTCGCCCGCAACGCGCGGCGCGCGCGGGCCGGCAAGCCGCCGCTGGACGTCGAGGAGGAAGTCGCGAAATCGCTTCGCGAGCTGCAAGGGGAACCCTGATCGCGGCCGGAGGCAATTCCGGCGCTCCAGCTCCGCGAGCTGACCTCATCGGGCACCCGGCTTGCCGCTGATCCGCCACTTCCTATAGAACCTGTTGCCATGGCCATGCGGCGCTTCGAGCTCGACGATCTCGTGAACCGTCCCGGGACGTACTTCAACCCCCAGACCGAGGTCCTGGTGGTCGTCGACGACTCGCCCGACCTCGACAACGAGATCTTCGATCTCGAGGAGGCCGAGGGCGCCGACTGGGTCCTGATCTCCGACGAGGCGCCGGTCGACGAGCACCAGCGCGACGACCTGATCGAGCGCTTCCAGGCGCGGCACTCCGCGGTGGCCACGGGCGACCTGGCCGAGCCGGACGAGGTCGACGACCCGGACGACCTGGACGGCTTCGAGGTCCAGGACCCCGACGAGGACGACCTCTAAGCCGCTTAGGAGGAGGTCTTCGCCGACGCTGACGTGTCGGTCGTCGGCGTGGCGTCGGTACCGGTCGTGCCGGTGCCGGAGGTGGCGTCGGTCGTCGTGGCCGACGTCCCGCCCGAGGCGCTGGTCGTGTCCGCGCCGGTCGTGCCGGTGCCCCTCGTGCCCGTCGCCGCCGAGGAGTCGGTCGACGACGACGTCGTGTCCGCGGCCTTGTGCCCGACCTCGACCACCTTGTGGTCGGCGCCCTTGCCGCCGTAGACGTGGAACTGCCGGCCGTCGCGCCAGATCAGGTCGAAGGCCTGGCCGGAGCGCGCGTTGCCCGACAGGTTGACGCACATGTCGTCGCGCGTGCCGCCCTTGATCCGGCCGAACTCGTGGCCGTCGACCTTCGAGAGCGTCTCGCCCTTCTTCAGGTCCTGCTTGGCCGCGGCGAACAGCGTGGCGAAGCTCTTGCCGTCATCGGTCTTGCTCGTGGCCTTCGACGACGAGGACGTCGACGAGCTCGTCGTCGAGGCGGCGGTTGCGGCGCTGACGCTGTCCATTGTCCCTGTGGTCGGTCACCGCCCGCGGCGGCTTGAGCCACGCTAGGTGCCGGCGAACAGGAACGTCAGCCCGAGGACGACGTAGACCGCCAGCAGCTGCAGGCCCTCGAACCACGTCGACTCGCCCTCGTTGGTGACGTGGTTGGCGATCATCACCGCCAGCACCAGGGCGCCGACCTCGAAGCCGTTGAAGACCAGCGCCATCGGGTGCGGCCCGATGAAGAACGAGCAGAGGACCAGGACCGGCGCCGCGAAGAGCGCGATCTGCGCGCTGGAGCCGATCGCGATGTTGACCGCGAGGTCCATCTTGTCCTTGCGCGCGACGAGCACCGCGACCCAGTGCTCGGCCGCGTTGCCGACGATCGCGACGACGATCGCGCCGATGAAGAACTCGCTGAGGCCGATGCCCTCGGCCGCCTCGGAGATCGAGCCGACCAGGATCTCGGACATCACGCCGACCGCCACGCCGGCGATCGCGAGCATGATGATGGACTTGCGGATCGTCCACGGCTCGCCGCCCTCGTCGTTGGTCCCGGGCTCGTCGCCGCCGTGGTCGGGGTTGAAGAGGTCGCGGTGGGTCTTGAGCGAGAAGACCAGGCCGGCCGCGTAGGTCAGCATCAGCACGATCGCGACCGCGAGCGAGAGGTGCTCGACGTCGGACGGGTAGTCGCGGATCTCGTCGCCGGGCAGCGGCAGCCCGTTGCCGGCGACCAGCTCGAAGATCGCCGGCATGACGAGCGCGACGGCCGCGAGCAGGAGCATCGCCGACTGCGAGCTGGCGGCGGTGCGGTCGAAGCGCTGGCGGTCGCGGCCGAGGCCGCCGACGAACATCGACGCGCCGAGGACGAGCAGGATGTTGCCGAGCATCGAGCCGATCAGCGACGCCTTGACGACCTCGTGCAGCCCCTTGTTCAGCGCGAACAGGGCGATGATGATCTCCGGCGCGTTGCCGAAGGTGACGTTCAGCAGCCCGCCGATGCCGGGCCCGGAGCGGTGCGCGAGCTCCTCGGTCGCGCGGCCCATCAGCGCCGCGGTCGGGATCACGCCGCCGGCCGAGACGAAGAAGATCGCGATCGGCGACGCCCCGAGGATGTCGAGGACGATCGCCAGCGGGATCAGCGGGACCAGGAAGTACGGCCAGCCCTCGCCGCTGAAGAGGAAGGAGCGCAGCTGCATCCGGCCGGAGCCTAGAGCCTTAGGCGGCCCGAAGGCCGCCCGCACCGCGAGCTACTTGATGTACTTGGCGCACTCCTGCACCTTGGCGAGGTCGTCCCCCGCCGCGTCGATGCAGGAGGCGTAGTCGCTCTGGGTGCTGTTGGCCTGCGGCGTCGTGGCGGTCGTGCTCGGCGGCGTGGCCGTCGTGCCCGGAGTCGTCGACGACGCGCTCCCGCTGCCGAGCAGCCCGATCTGCTGCAGGACGCTGCGCAGCTCGCTCAGCGGCCGCGCGCCGGCCGGCTTCTTGATCGTCTGCTGCTGGTTGAGCTGGGCGAGCGTGACGTCGAAGATCACGTGCCCGCTGGTCAGCTGCACGTTGACCGCGACCTTGCGCAGCGTGTGGTCCTTGGCGCCGGTCCAGACGTCGACCTTGGCCGACTTGATGGACTTGGCGATCTTGTCGCGCTGCGCGGCGCTCAACTGCGTCGGGACGGCGGCGCCGGCCGAGCCGGCCGACGACGCCACGCCCTTGGCCTTGCCCAGCAGCGTGCTGACGTCCTCGAGCAGCTTGGGGACGTCGACGCCCGAGGCGATGTGCACGGTCTGCGTGCCGGCGATGTCCTCGGTCCCCTGGTTCTTGGGGTCGGTCAGCCAGCGCAGCGGCGAGATGCCCAGCGCCGACAGCGTCGGCTGGTCGGAGCCCTTGCCCTTGGCGTCGGCCTTGGCCTTCTCGTAGCCCGTCTTGAACGCCTTGTAGAGGTCGTCGCCGAGGTCGAAGGCCTGGCCCTCGATCGTCAGGTAGCCGCCGCCCTGGGCGAAGACCGCGCCGACCGTGACCGGCTTCTCGCTGCCCTGGAAGTCGACGCCGAGCGCGAAGTCCGGCAGCGTGCTGCCGCCGTTGGACTGGAACGGGCCGTTGAGGTGCAGGTCCAGCGGCTGGTTGCCGAGCTGGGAGATGCCCGCGACGTCGAGGTCGGCGTCGACGCGGCCGCTGCGGATCGGGTGGTCGGCGCCGAAGGTGTCACGCAGCAGCGTGGTGGCGTCGGCATCGCCGCCGGAGGATTGGTCGTCGCTCGAGCCGCTGCCGCAGGCGACGGCGGCCAGGGCGAGCGCGACGAGGAGCGCGAGGACGGCGAGACGAGAGGTGATGCGAGGCATGGCGTGGTCCGGCGCGGGCTGGGCGGAGCGTTGCGGCGCCGGAGAGGGGCAAAGCTAGCATCGCGCACGCAGTGACGACCCCGGTTGAACTCCCGCGACGCGGGCGATGCTCGGCATCTGCCCACGCAGTGACGACCCCGGTTGAACTCCCGCGACGCGGGCGATGCTCGGCATCTGGCGCACTGCGTCGCGCGCTGGTTGCCGTTGTGCTCCTGTTGACCTTGACCTGCGCCTCCTCGGCCCAGGCGAAGGGCCCGAGCGTCAAGGCGGAGCTGACCCGGCTGCAGGACGCCGGCCAGCTCGACGCGCCCACCGCCGACGGCTACCGGACCGCCTACGACGACGCGCGCGAGACCCTCAGGCGGCTCTCCGGCTTCCGGCGCGTCCAACTGCGCGCGGTGATCCGCAACGTCGACGCCGCCGCCTCCGGCCACCTCTTCATCCCGACGCGGCTCAAGGCGGAGTTCCTGACGCTCCAGCGCAACCGCGAATATTGGCCCGCCCACCCGTCGCCCCTCCCCCGCGCCGGTCAGCGCACGACCTTCGCCGGCTCGCAGATCGTGTGGCAGTTCTACCCCGGCCAGGGCTGGCAGATCCAGTGGCTCGGGACGTTCGGCAAGGCCAACGCCCTGTGGATGGTCAAGACGCGCGACGACGACCTGCGCCGCCTGCTCGACGAGGCGCTCGGCCTGGCGACCCAGCGCGCCGGCGGGATCGCCTTCGAGTACCTGTTCACCTTCGACGGCGGCCGGCCCCCGTGGGTCAGCGGCCTGGCGCAGGGCACCGCGCTGTCGGCGCTGTCGCGCGGCGCCGTGCGGCTGCGCGACAACCGGTACTTCGACGCCGCCCGCACCGCGCTGGGGATCTTCAAGACGCCGCCGCCCACCGGCGTGCTGCGCAGGACGAGCAACGGCTCGCACTACCTCCAGTACTCCTACGCGCCGCGGCTGCGGATCGTCAACGGCTTCACGCAGTCGCTCAACGGCCTGCACGACTTCGCGGCGCTCGCCAACGACGCCGAGGGCCGCGCGCTCTTCGCCGCCGGCGAGAAGGCGCTGCGCGCCGAGCTCCCGGGCTTCGACACCGGCGCGTGGTCGCTGTACTCGAAGCCGGGGGCGGAGTCCGACCTCGGCTACCACAAGGTCCTGCGTGACTTCCTGCGCGGGCTCTGCGACCGCCTCGGCGGATCGGGCGCGCAGGCCGCGCAGGTGCAGGCGCCGCCGGCCGGCGCCACGACGCCGGCGCCGGCCGCGACCGCCGACCCCAAGCTCTACTGCGACACCGCGCGGCGCTTCACCGCCGACCTCACGACCAAGCCCAAGCTGGAGATCACGGCGCCCGCGAAGGCGCTGCGCGCGAAGGTCGACGCCCACGTGCCGTTCACGCTCTCGAAGATCGCGACCGTGACCATCACCGCGACTCGCGCCGGCCAGGTCGTGCTCAGCCGCACGGCGCGCCTGGCCTACGGCAAGCACTACGTGTCGATCAAGCCGTCGCGGGCCGGGCCGCTGCTGCTGCGCGTCGCCGCGACCGACCTCGCGGGCAACGGCAACGCGGCCCAGGCCACGGTCCACGTGCGCGCGGCGGCGAAGAAGCATCGCGGCGTCTAGGCTTTCGGCTCCTTGGGAGCCCCGCGCACGATCCTCTACACGGGCAAGGGCGGCGTCGGCAAGACGTCCGTCGCCGCGGCCACCGCGCGCCGCTGCGCGGCCGCCGGCCTGCGCACCGTGGTCCTGAGCACCGATCCGGCGCACAGCCTCTCGGACTCGCTGGAGACGAAGCTGGGCCCGGAGCCGGTCGCGGCGGGCGACCTGCTGTGGGGCCAGGAGGTCAGCGCGCAGGACGAGATGGAGCGCAACTGGGCCGGCGTCCAGGACTGGCTCGGCGAGCTGCTGATCGCGCGCGGCGTCGACCGGATCAGCGCCGAGGAGCTGACGGTCCCGCCCGGCATGGACGAGCTGTTCAGCCTGCTGGCGATCAAGGGCCACCACGAGTCCGGCGCGTACGACGCGGTGATCGTCGACTGCGCGCCGACCGGCGAGACGCTGCGGCTGCTGTCGTTCCCCGACGTCGCGCGCTGGTGGCTGGACAAGGTCTTCCCGCAGCAGGGCCGGATCCTCGACGCCGCGCGACCGTTCGCGCGCGCCGTGCTCGACGTGTCGCTGCCGGGCAACGAGGTCTTCGACGACGTGCAGCGCCTGGTCCGCAACCTCATCGCGATGAACGAGATCCTGCGCGACAACGAGCACGTCTCGGTCCGGCTGGTGATGACCCCTGACCGGATGGTGGTCGACGAGGCGCGCCGGACGTTCACCTACCTCAACCTGTACGGGTACCTGACCGACGCCGTGGTCGTCAACCGCGTCTTCGGCGCCGAGGTCGGCGACTACTTCGGCGCCTGGCGCGACCGCCAGCAGGCCCAGCTCGCCGCGGTGCGCGACGCGTTCGCGCCCGTGCCGGTGCTCCAGGCGCCGTACTTCGAGGAGGAGGTCGTCGGCGGCCCGATGCTCGACCGGCTCGGCGACGCGCTCTTCGGCGGCGACGGCGTGGCGCCGGCGCACGCGCTGCACCACGAGTCGGTCTCCGAGCGGCTGGAGCTGCGCGCCGACGGCGCGACGCTGCGGCTCGAGCTGCCCTTCGCCCAGCGCGGCGACATCTCGCTCAAGCGGCTGGGCAGCGAGTTGATCGTGCGCGTGGACGGGCACAAGCGCACCATGCTGCTTCCGCCCGCCCTCGACGACCTCGCCCCCGCCGGCGCGACGTTCGAGGACGGCGCGCTGATCGTGACCTTCGCCCCGGCGACCGCCGATGTCTGATCCCGACGCCCTCGACGAGCTGCGCGAGCGGCTGCGCGCCACGCAGGAGGCGGCCGAGCGGATCGCCGGCACCCTCCCGCCGCAGGGCTGGGCGGCGACGTCGGAGGACGCGCGCTCGGAGACCGCCGCGGAGATCCAGGCGCTCGTCGGCGTCCTGCACGCGCTGCGCGACCTGGTCCCGGACGAGCTGTGGGAGCAGGTGCGCGAGATCGCCCGCCAGCTGCTGTTGCTGCTGCGCGCGCTGCTGGACCTCGTGGTGCAGCGGCTGGGCGCCGAGGGCGCGCCGGCGCGGCCGCGCGGCGCCGGGCCTGACCTCCAGGACATCCCCATCACCTGAATGGGTCGCGTCGCGCGCCTACAATCGGCCCTGATGGCAGGGGCGAACCTCTCGTGATCACCCGCCTGCGCAGGTCGTTCGCCAACCTGGCGTCCGAGCAGCGCCGCGTGGGGCTGGCCGCGCTGCTGGTCCTCGCGTCGATGCTGCTGCCGTGGTACTCGAAGACCACCAACGCCATCACCAAGAACGGGTTGGCCAACGTCCACGAGTCCAAGTTGGCGATCCTCGTGCCGTCGTTCGTGGAGGCGTCGATCTTCCTCGTCGCGGTCGCCGTGTTGGTGCTGATGTTCTTCCGCGGCGAGGGGCGCGCGTTCCACCTGCCCTTCGGCGACGGCATCGTCTGCACGGCCGCCGGGGCGTGGGTCGCGTTCCTGGTGTTCTACCGCTTCATCGACCAGCCGTCGGGCGGGACGTCGAAGAACTTGGCCTACAGCTACGACCTGTCCTGGGGCATCTTCTTCGGGCTGCTGGCCGCCGCGTTCCTGATCTACTCGGGGACGCGGCTGCGCCTCGCGAACGTCGCCGAGCCGCCGCTGCCCGGCGAGGGTCCGACCGCGGTAGCGCCACGCCCGGCGCCCGCGCCGACCGTGGTCGCGCCGACCGCGCCCGACTCGGCCGCGGACCGCGAACGGCGCCGCCGCGAGCGCGAGGCGCGCCGGCGTGGCGAGGACGAGACCGTGACCGCGCCGGCCGCGCCGCCGACGACGCGCCAACCCGCGCGGCCCGACATCGACGGCGGCACGCAGCTCAGCTTCGACGAGCAGGAATAGCGTTCTCCCGCCCCGGGAACCCCCAGGGCATGTTCGGACGACGGCGACGGATGGATGACGCGGTTGACGGCGATCGGGAGGTGGTCGTCGAGCACGGCGCGTCGCTGGCCAAGGGCCCGGCGCTCATCGCGGGCTCGATCCTCGTGGCCTTCGGCCTGGCCAGCCTGCTGAAGAACAACGACTTCCCCTCGTTCTCGTCGTCGTTCCCCGACGGCGAGGTGCAGGGCACCAACTTCCTCGGGCTCGAGGTCAACGGCTGGACGGCCTTCTTCGCGATCACCGCGGGCGCGCTGCTGCTGTTCGGCGCCGCGCAGCACCACCTGGCGAAGATGATGTCGTTGATCGTCGGCCTCGCGCTCGCCGCGTGCGCGGTCATCGCGGTGATCGACGGCCAGGACGTCCTCGGCCTCGCCGCCGCCAACAACTGGACGAAGCTCGCCTTCGCGATCGCCGGCGGGCTGATGCTCCTCAACGCCCTGATGCCGCGCACGACGCGCCGTCGCGAGGTCGTCACGCCGGCCGGCGCCGCGGTCGCCGACGAGGAGCGCGAGGCCGACGCGGATCGCCGCTTCGGCCGCCCGTCGGCCCGGACGGACGCGCCCGTCGCCGCCGCGGAGCCGCGCACGACGGTGGCCGACCGCGAGCGCGAGCCGGTCGGCGCGACCACGGCCGCCGAGGCGCCCACCACCGTCGGCCGTCGCACCGTGCCCGCGGACGAGGCCCCGACGACGACGGGCCGGACCCCGGTCGCCGCCGACGAGGCCGACGCCGCCGACGCGCCGACCACCACGCGCCGCAAGCGCCGCTTCTTCTAGCCCTCGTCCTGCGCGGCGAGCAGCGCCGCGACGATCCGGTCCAAGGCCGCGAGATCCTCCGGCGGCAGCGCGCGCACGGCCGCCGGCGGCGCGCCCAGCATGCGCTCGGCCTTCGCCGCCGCGCGCCGGCCGGCGGGCGTGACCTTCAGGATCTTCGCGCGCCGGTCGGTGGGATGCGGCGTGCGCTCGACGAGCCCCTTCTTCTCGAGCTCGTCGACGATCACGGTGATGTGCGGCGGGTCGGTGCCGAGCTCGGCAGCGAGCTCGCGGCCGGTCATCGGCCGCCACGCCAGCCGCCGCAGCGCCTTGAGGCGCGCGAAGCTGAGCCCGAGCGCGTCGCTGACGGCGCGCAGGCGGTCGTTGTCCAGGACGAGGTCGCCCATCGATCGCCACACGCGCTCGGCGGCGTCCTCCTTGCCACGGCCGCGCCGCCGGTACCCGTCGTCGCCGCTCACGACACCACCTCCGCCAGGCGGCGCGCCGTCTGGTCGGCGGTCCCGAGGGCCCACGCCGACGTCGTCGCGAGACCGAGCGTGAACACGGCGGCGCCGCACCCGGCGACGATCCACCACCCCGCGTGGCTCGCCTCCGCGAAGCCCAGGTGCAGCGAGGCGCCCGCGGCAGCCGCGGTCGTCACCGCGCCCACGATCGCCACGCCCAGCGACTGGCCGATCATCCGCGAGGTCGATGCGATCGCCGCCGCGACGCCGGCCTGATCGGCCGGCATCCCCGAGACGGCGGTGTTCGTGATCGGCGGGTTGACGACGCCGAAGCCGATCCCGAACACCGCGTAGGCGGCGATCAGCCAGCCGACCGCCGTCGTCGCCGTCAGCTCGGTCAGCATCAGGCTGCCCAGCCCGATCCCGGCGCCGCCGATCAGCAGCGGCACGCGCGGCCCGAACGTCGCGACCACGCGCCCGGACACCGGCCCGAACACCATCGCCATCCCGGCCATCGGCAGCGTCAGCAGGCCGGCGTGCAGCGCGCTGAAGCCACGGACCTCCTGCAGGTACAGGGTGTTCAGGAACAGGAAGCCCGCCATCGCGGCGAACGCGCAGACGGCGATCAGGGTGGCGCCCGAGAACGGCGCGCTGCGGAAGAAGCGCAGCTCGATCAGCGGCTCGCGCCGGCGCGGCTCGTAGAACAGCAGCCCGCTCAGCGCCGCCGCGGAGAGCGCGAAGAGCGCGACGATCCGCGTCGACGTCCACCCCGCGCCGGGGCCTTCGATGATCGCGTAGACC contains:
- a CDS encoding SRPBCC family protein — translated: MGRIRAEVEVSALASAAEELWYDTSRWPTFVDGLAHIAKVEGDWPRAGRVLWDAKVDGRGRVDERVVTHEARVGQTVSVEDDKITGTQRIEFQPSDDGCKVILTLDYRLKLDPPQRQVIDFFARRPLRDSLKRTLKRFRHELEVAPESIVG
- a CDS encoding D-glucuronyl C5-epimerase family protein — protein: MTLTCASSAQAKGPSVKAELTRLQDAGQLDAPTADGYRTAYDDARETLRRLSGFRRVQLRAVIRNVDAAASGHLFIPTRLKAEFLTLQRNREYWPAHPSPLPRAGQRTTFAGSQIVWQFYPGQGWQIQWLGTFGKANALWMVKTRDDDLRRLLDEALGLATQRAGGIAFEYLFTFDGGRPPWVSGLAQGTALSALSRGAVRLRDNRYFDAARTALGIFKTPPPTGVLRRTSNGSHYLQYSYAPRLRIVNGFTQSLNGLHDFAALANDAEGRALFAAGEKALRAELPGFDTGAWSLYSKPGAESDLGYHKVLRDFLRGLCDRLGGSGAQAAQVQAPPAGATTPAPAATADPKLYCDTARRFTADLTTKPKLEITAPAKALRAKVDAHVPFTLSKIATVTITATRAGQVVLSRTARLAYGKHYVSIKPSRAGPLLLRVAATDLAGNGNAAQATVHVRAAAKKHRGV
- the cax gene encoding calcium/proton exchanger; amino-acid sequence: MQLRSFLFSGEGWPYFLVPLIPLAIVLDILGASPIAIFFVSAGGVIPTAALMGRATEELAHRSGPGIGGLLNVTFGNAPEIIIALFALNKGLHEVVKASLIGSMLGNILLVLGASMFVGGLGRDRQRFDRTAASSQSAMLLLAAVALVMPAIFELVAGNGLPLPGDEIRDYPSDVEHLSLAVAIVLMLTYAAGLVFSLKTHRDLFNPDHGGDEPGTNDEGGEPWTIRKSIIMLAIAGVAVGVMSEILVGSISEAAEGIGLSEFFIGAIVVAIVGNAAEHWVAVLVARKDKMDLAVNIAIGSSAQIALFAAPVLVLCSFFIGPHPMALVFNGFEVGALVLAVMIANHVTNEGESTWFEGLQLLAVYVVLGLTFLFAGT
- a CDS encoding acyl-CoA dehydrogenase family protein → MVDFTLTDEQKALRELAHDFAVGEIRPVAWEHDKDGSWPAEVFAKAHEVGLMNTHVPEEYGGPGLSYLDGCLIEEELSWGCSGITTSLGANGLAAAPVILAGSEEIKKKYLGMLTEELKYASFCLTEPGAGSDVSSMRTRAVKKGDKYVINGQKCFITNGTYADWYTVYAKTDPDAGHRGISAFVVPRDETVVIDKKEDKMGQRASNTATVTFNDTEIPADHILGEENKGFKVAMMTLDRTRPGVAAMATGIARAAMEFAVEYSKERVQFGVPIAMHQAIQFMIADMATKVHMSRLATWNSAVLLDNGLRNTLESSHAKRFAADSAMEVATDAVQVYGGYGFIKEYPVEKLMRDAKIMQLYEGTSQIQRLVIARETLLPRRIEEPTAATA
- a CDS encoding MarR family winged helix-turn-helix transcriptional regulator is translated as MSGDDGYRRRGRGKEDAAERVWRSMGDLVLDNDRLRAVSDALGLSFARLKALRRLAWRPMTGRELAAELGTDPPHITVIVDELEKKGLVERTPHPTDRRAKILKVTPAGRRAAAKAERMLGAPPAAVRALPPEDLAALDRIVAALLAAQDEG
- a CDS encoding ArsA family ATPase — its product is MGAPRTILYTGKGGVGKTSVAAATARRCAAAGLRTVVLSTDPAHSLSDSLETKLGPEPVAAGDLLWGQEVSAQDEMERNWAGVQDWLGELLIARGVDRISAEELTVPPGMDELFSLLAIKGHHESGAYDAVIVDCAPTGETLRLLSFPDVARWWLDKVFPQQGRILDAARPFARAVLDVSLPGNEVFDDVQRLVRNLIAMNEILRDNEHVSVRLVMTPDRMVVDEARRTFTYLNLYGYLTDAVVVNRVFGAEVGDYFGAWRDRQQAQLAAVRDAFAPVPVLQAPYFEEEVVGGPMLDRLGDALFGGDGVAPAHALHHESVSERLELRADGATLRLELPFAQRGDISLKRLGSELIVRVDGHKRTMLLPPALDDLAPAGATFEDGALIVTFAPATADV
- a CDS encoding PadR family transcriptional regulator, with the translated sequence MSSRRTEEAVAQAVPLRSGGGAGSADPLAGELRRAGLLPLLVLHFLADGPSYGGALMERIETLSRGLIGVNPNTMYPLLRRLEADGLVAGEWEHPERRSRRFYGLTDAGEAERTRLGESVGPRLDAVADALADIKTTLGV
- a CDS encoding DUF4383 domain-containing protein; the encoded protein is MDDAVDGDREVVVEHGASLAKGPALIAGSILVAFGLASLLKNNDFPSFSSSFPDGEVQGTNFLGLEVNGWTAFFAITAGALLLFGAAQHHLAKMMSLIVGLALAACAVIAVIDGQDVLGLAAANNWTKLAFAIAGGLMLLNALMPRTTRRREVVTPAGAAVADEEREADADRRFGRPSARTDAPVAAAEPRTTVADREREPVGATTAAEAPTTVGRRTVPADEAPTTTGRTPVAADEADAADAPTTTRRKRRFF